TGCCATCTTCGGCCTGAATATCGATGTGACAGACCGTTTCACGGCTATGGAGGCGCTACGCTCAGGAGAAAAGCGGTTCAAGGCGATTTTCGAGGAAAGTCCGATCGCCATTGCCATCACAGACCTGACCCACCGCCGTTACGTTGATGTCAACCGCAGTTTCTGCAGTCTAAGCGGCTATACCAAGTCAATGATCATCGGCAAGACCACTCAGGAACTGGGCCTGTTCTGGAACCCCGGCGATGACGCACGCCTCTACCAGATGCTGACCGACACCGGGAGTATCAACGCTGAAGAGATCCAGACCCGGACCGCTACCGGCGAACAGCGTAGCGGCATCCTGTTTACCAGAATCATCATGATTGAAAAGGCTGCCCATGCCATTTCACTGTATCAGGACATTACCGAGCAGAAACGGGTTGAAGAACAGCTGAAGAGTTCTGAAGAGAGCTACAAGGGGATCTTTGACAATGCGCCGATCGGCATCTTCCAGTCATCGCCCGCCGGTCACTACATCAGCATTAACAACGTCTTTGCAAGCATCTTCGGCTATGCCTCACCACAGGAGATGATGGCGCTGGTGCATGACATTCCGCGCCAGATCTATGCCGATGCAGAACAACGGCAGGAAATCATCACCAAACTGCGCAGCAGAGACACCCTGATTGTGGATGACATCCAGTTCTACCGCAAGGACGGCACGCGCTTCTACGCAACCATGTACATCCGGGGCACCCGGGACACGGCAACCGGCGAGGTGGTCCTGCTGGACGGTTTTGTTGTGGATACCACCGAGCACCGCCAAACCCTTGAAATCATGCTGCAGCATGAAAAGATGCTGATGATCAGCGGCCTTGCCGCCGGAATGGCCCATGAGATCAACAACCCGCTGGGAATCATTGCCCAGGATCTGCAGAACCTTGAGCGCCGCCTTTCTCCCGCACTGCCTAAAAACCGTCAGATCGCCGAAGAGCTCGGCATTGATCTGATTGCCTTGCAGCAGTACCTGAAACAGCGCGAGATCAACAGTTACCTTGCCAGCATGCAGAATGCGGCCCGGCGGGCTTCCCGGATCATGGACAACATGCTGCAGTTCAGCCGCAGCAACGGTACCAGCCGGCACCCGGCACCGCTCTACACGGTCATAGAGCATGCCCTTGAACTGGCCGGCAGCGACTTTGATCTGCGCAGAACCTACAATTTCAGCACCATCACGCTGATCCGCGACTACACCCCTGACCTGCCGCTGGTGGTCATCAATACCACCGAGATTGAGCAGGTCCTGATCAACCTGATCAAAAATGCAGCCCAGTCTCTGCATGGCAGACAGAACGGACCACAGCCTGAAATCAGGATCAGTGCGCATCAGGATGACGCGGTAGCTGTTATCTCCGTTGCCGACAACGGCCCCGGGATGACCGAAGAGGTCAGGCGGCGGGTCTTTGAACCGTTCTTCACCACCAAGGATGTCGGCAAGGGGACCGGACTCGGTCTGGCAGTTTCCCATGCTATCATCACCAAAAATCACCACGGCCTGTTGACCGTCAGCTCACGCCCCGGCCAGGGCTGCTGCTTCACCATCACATTGCCCACACTCCAGGCGGAACAACCATGAACAGCTTAGAATCACGTTCAATTCTGATCATTGACGATGATGACGCCCTGCGGCGCAGTATTGTCGGGTACCTTGAAGACACCGGATTTGAAGTACATCAGGCACGCAACGGATATGAAGGGATCAGGAAGTTTGAAGAACTGTTGCCGAGTCTGGTACTGACCGACCTGATGATGCCGGAACTGGACGGTCTGGGAGTGGTTAACGCCATCCGGCAGCACTCGCCGGATACGCCGATTGTCGTTATCTCGGGCAACGGCTCGGTGGGTTATGCCATCGAAACCATGCGGCAGGGGGCCTGGGATTACATCACCAAACCGATTCATGATTTTTCCGTGCTTGAAGAGGTCATCAGCACGGTGACAGCCCGTTCGGAAGAGGCCCGTGCAAGCCGCAAGCGGCTTGAAGAACTGGAAAGGTCCGTAGACGAACAGACCGCCCAGCTGCAGGATGCCGACCTGCGTGACCCTCTGACCGGCCTGCCTACCAGAAACCATCTTCAGGAACTGTTTACCCGGGCCGTCAAAAAGAATGACTTTCCCGGCAGCCTGTTTGTCATGCTGCTCGATCTTGACAACCTCAAGTCGGTCAACAAGACCCTGGGGCACGCCTGCGGCGACCGTGTCCTGGTGGAGACGGCCAACCGCCTGCTGGAACTTCAGACCGAGCAACGGGTGGTGGGCAGACTGGGGGCAGACCAGTTCATCATCATGGTGGTTGACTGCCATGAGGTACATGGCTGCATCACGGCAGTGCGGCAACTGCTTGCCATTCCGTACACCACAGGACCGGAGGAACTGTTTGTCACCGGCTGTATCGGCATTTCCGTCTTCCCCCATGATGGCGAATCGCTGGACAGGCTGCTGCAAAACGCCAATGCGGCCCTTTCACAGGCCAAACAACTGGGCACCAACAAGTATGCATTCTACTCCAGGGATCTGGGAGAACGGCTCAGAGAGCGGATGGTACGGGAGTCCGGGCTGCACCGGGCCCTGGAGCGCGACGAGTTTTTCCTGGAATATCAGCCCAAGATTGCCGTTCAAACCGGCATGGTCTGCGGCATGGAGGCGCTGTTGCGCTGGCAGCCGACCACGCAGGGCAGCCAGGTCTCCCCGTCTGAATTCATTCCGATCCTTGAAGAAACCGGTATGATTGTCGAGGTGGGCAACTGGGTGCTGGAGACCGCCTGCAGACAACATCTGCTCTGGCAGCAGCAAGGGATGCCCCCGCTCACCCTGTCGGTCAACATCTCGGCGGTACAGTTCCATGCCGGCAACCTGCCGGAGACGATTGCCGCACTGATCCAGCAGACCGGCATAGCCCCGGACTGCCTCTGTCTTGAACTGACCGAGAGCATTGTCATGCAGGATATTGAGCAGACCGTTGCCACCCTGCACCGGCTGCGGGAACAGGGAATCAAGCTCTCGATTGACGACTTCGGCACCGGCTACTCCTCACTGAACTACCTGCAACGGATGCCGCTGACCGAACTGAAGATTGACCGTTCCTTTGTCATGAACCTGCCCCAGGACACGAGCGCCATTGCCATTGTTGACTCTGTGCTGACCCTCTCAAAGAGTCTGAACCTGACTGTTGTGGCCGAAGGGGTGGAAACACCGCAGCAGGCAGCCTTTCTGACCGCCCGTCAATGCCATCAGCTGCAGGGGTATCTCTTCAGCAGACCGCTGGGCGCTGCTGCATTTGAGGCGTTTGTTGATTTTTCCTGTAAAACAGTCCGCTAGTCTGCTATCACTGGCCAGACACCAGTCCGGAAGGATAGAGTCCCATGTCTGATCCCCTGTTCGGCGCTTCCTGCAAAACGCCTGCTGCCGTTGCCGCCCTGAAGCGCCAGCTGAAACCGGCACAACCGGAACGGCAATACCGCTACCCCGAAACCGTAAATCTGCCCTTTAACCGCCAGGCCCTGCCTGACGGCTTTGTGCTGCACCCCACCCCCCAGCCGCTGCATGATGACAACGCGGTCTGGGTCTTGCTGCAGGGCGGCACTGTGCTGATGCGCGAAGAGCAGGACCAGCTGTTTCTGCCGGAAGGCCCCTGCCCTGCCTGGCTGTACCTCAAACAGCCGCCTTTGTCATTTGCAACACTGCAAGGACGTGCGGTACAGGTTGCCGCGGTTCCCTCCGGCCTGCAGATCCCTCCTGAACTGGTGGCGGAACCGTTCAATGCCTTCCGGGAACGGATCACCCCGGAACAGATGACCATCGCAGGAATCGGCAAACAACTGCTGCACTGGCAACGGATGAGCCGTTTCTGTTCATACTGCAATGCTCCGTTGGAACAACTGCCGGAGAGCTGGGGCAAAAAATGCACTGCCTGCAACAAC
Above is a window of Trichlorobacter lovleyi SZ DNA encoding:
- a CDS encoding PAS domain S-box protein, giving the protein MYLSPPAILAILTLLICGVMFLLTIWQRKCRHAKNSLLLLQSAIFDNTFQLQGLLAPDGTLLDANQTALQFVGADKAAVVGKKFWDTPWWSHDPDSQTRLQEYIKRCAAGEFIRFEGTHRDADGRLRAIDATLKPLKDAGGQVIYLIPEGRDVTDLQEAQTALRHKNILLETLFENIPFDIWIRDTEGRLLLQNEMNARHYGVKIGNTPEEDDITPEQCRLFRISLEQALEGFSLDLELREEEQIYRKIVAPIRHNNQITAIFGLNIDVTDRFTAMEALRSGEKRFKAIFEESPIAIAITDLTHRRYVDVNRSFCSLSGYTKSMIIGKTTQELGLFWNPGDDARLYQMLTDTGSINAEEIQTRTATGEQRSGILFTRIIMIEKAAHAISLYQDITEQKRVEEQLKSSEESYKGIFDNAPIGIFQSSPAGHYISINNVFASIFGYASPQEMMALVHDIPRQIYADAEQRQEIITKLRSRDTLIVDDIQFYRKDGTRFYATMYIRGTRDTATGEVVLLDGFVVDTTEHRQTLEIMLQHEKMLMISGLAAGMAHEINNPLGIIAQDLQNLERRLSPALPKNRQIAEELGIDLIALQQYLKQREINSYLASMQNAARRASRIMDNMLQFSRSNGTSRHPAPLYTVIEHALELAGSDFDLRRTYNFSTITLIRDYTPDLPLVVINTTEIEQVLINLIKNAAQSLHGRQNGPQPEIRISAHQDDAVAVISVADNGPGMTEEVRRRVFEPFFTTKDVGKGTGLGLAVSHAIITKNHHGLLTVSSRPGQGCCFTITLPTLQAEQP
- a CDS encoding putative bifunctional diguanylate cyclase/phosphodiesterase, whose protein sequence is MNSLESRSILIIDDDDALRRSIVGYLEDTGFEVHQARNGYEGIRKFEELLPSLVLTDLMMPELDGLGVVNAIRQHSPDTPIVVISGNGSVGYAIETMRQGAWDYITKPIHDFSVLEEVISTVTARSEEARASRKRLEELERSVDEQTAQLQDADLRDPLTGLPTRNHLQELFTRAVKKNDFPGSLFVMLLDLDNLKSVNKTLGHACGDRVLVETANRLLELQTEQRVVGRLGADQFIIMVVDCHEVHGCITAVRQLLAIPYTTGPEELFVTGCIGISVFPHDGESLDRLLQNANAALSQAKQLGTNKYAFYSRDLGERLRERMVRESGLHRALERDEFFLEYQPKIAVQTGMVCGMEALLRWQPTTQGSQVSPSEFIPILEETGMIVEVGNWVLETACRQHLLWQQQGMPPLTLSVNISAVQFHAGNLPETIAALIQQTGIAPDCLCLELTESIVMQDIEQTVATLHRLREQGIKLSIDDFGTGYSSLNYLQRMPLTELKIDRSFVMNLPQDTSAIAIVDSVLTLSKSLNLTVVAEGVETPQQAAFLTARQCHQLQGYLFSRPLGAAAFEAFVDFSCKTVR
- the nudC gene encoding NAD(+) diphosphatase: MSDPLFGASCKTPAAVAALKRQLKPAQPERQYRYPETVNLPFNRQALPDGFVLHPTPQPLHDDNAVWVLLQGGTVLMREEQDQLFLPEGPCPAWLYLKQPPLSFATLQGRAVQVAAVPSGLQIPPELVAEPFNAFRERITPEQMTIAGIGKQLLHWQRMSRFCSYCNAPLEQLPESWGKKCTACNNEHFPHIHPCAIVLIRRDDQLLLIHKPEWPVGRYSLVAGFLDVGESLEECAIREAMEETGVTIRNVRYIASQAWPFPSQMMVGFVADYAYGDIKVDGNEIDDARWFTIGSLPSLPASRSIARFLIDSCS